One segment of Bacillus alkalisoli DNA contains the following:
- a CDS encoding alpha/beta hydrolase family protein has translation MAKRPITADDLCKFKFVGDPQVSPTKDEVAYVLTHVDKEKDGYYSYIYLTDLNGNGRQFTSHYSKDHLVKDVTPKWSPDGSTLAFRSNRTGKNQVWLLHTDGGEAIQLTDVKQGIGEFTWSPDGKQLAVTVHGALDNFSEKEKEDEKKSDVKVITRLRYKGDGVGIYNEDRKHVYLFDIETKAFKKVTEGEHDFGQPRFSPDGKSLIYVGTKAEDKEWGYLPAIWKYDLDTKEESLVYDGNGYIMAPSFSPDGKWLAFAGHTRGERSQGNANVLLLSLETGECKNLTEHFDYTVGNLVGVDAKYDTAETRLIWDDASKNIYFNATVGGDCQLFKVSVDGEVSSALSPAVASVTSYDVLSDDKAVLVLATPHSTGDLVVQDLSEVENVVKVTDWNEELYKEVHLSTPENIHYISTDGVDVEGWILKPFGYEEGKKYPMILQIHGGPATAYGNGLHHEMQLMAAKGYVVLYTNPRGSHGYGHEFVNAVIGDYGGMDYEDIMAGVDYALATFDYIDQEELFVTGGSYGGYMTNVIVTRTDRFKAAVTQRSICNWHSFYGTSDIGFFFTEWQHGKADLWEDYERLIKLSPLHYARNVKTPTLILHSEQDLRCPMEQAEQWYVALKRLGVETKLVRFPDENHDLSRSGKPKHRLERLEHLIGWFEDRRK, from the coding sequence ATGGCAAAACGACCTATTACGGCAGATGATTTGTGTAAATTTAAGTTTGTAGGAGATCCGCAAGTTTCCCCTACGAAAGATGAGGTAGCCTATGTGTTAACGCATGTAGATAAGGAAAAAGATGGGTACTATTCTTATATTTATTTAACAGACCTTAATGGAAACGGAAGACAATTCACTTCTCATTATTCTAAAGATCACTTAGTGAAAGATGTTACTCCAAAATGGTCTCCTGATGGAAGTACGCTTGCGTTTCGATCTAACCGTACTGGCAAAAATCAGGTTTGGCTTTTACATACGGATGGCGGTGAGGCTATCCAACTAACAGATGTGAAGCAAGGAATTGGTGAGTTTACTTGGTCACCTGATGGAAAGCAGCTTGCTGTGACTGTGCATGGTGCATTGGATAATTTTTCAGAAAAGGAAAAAGAAGATGAGAAAAAAAGTGATGTGAAAGTGATTACTAGACTTCGTTATAAAGGTGATGGGGTTGGGATTTATAATGAAGATCGTAAGCATGTGTACTTGTTTGATATCGAGACAAAAGCGTTTAAGAAGGTAACGGAAGGTGAGCATGATTTCGGTCAACCTCGTTTTTCTCCGGATGGCAAGAGCTTGATCTATGTTGGTACGAAGGCGGAAGATAAAGAGTGGGGTTACTTACCTGCGATTTGGAAATATGATTTGGATACGAAAGAAGAGTCTTTGGTTTACGATGGAAATGGATACATTATGGCACCATCCTTCTCGCCTGATGGGAAATGGCTAGCGTTTGCTGGACATACTCGTGGAGAAAGAAGCCAAGGTAATGCAAATGTTCTTCTTCTATCTTTAGAAACTGGTGAATGTAAGAATTTAACGGAGCATTTTGATTACACAGTTGGAAATCTTGTTGGGGTTGATGCAAAGTATGATACGGCCGAAACTCGTTTAATTTGGGATGATGCGAGTAAGAACATTTACTTCAACGCTACTGTTGGTGGCGATTGTCAGTTATTTAAGGTGAGTGTGGACGGCGAGGTTTCTTCTGCTCTATCACCGGCTGTGGCAAGTGTTACTTCGTATGATGTATTGAGTGATGACAAAGCAGTTCTTGTACTTGCTACTCCTCATTCTACTGGTGATTTAGTTGTGCAAGATTTGAGTGAAGTGGAAAATGTGGTAAAAGTTACGGATTGGAACGAGGAGCTTTATAAAGAAGTGCACTTAAGCACACCGGAAAACATCCATTATATCAGTACGGATGGTGTGGATGTGGAGGGTTGGATTTTGAAGCCTTTCGGTTATGAAGAAGGCAAAAAATATCCAATGATCCTGCAAATTCACGGTGGTCCCGCAACTGCGTATGGGAACGGGTTACATCATGAAATGCAGTTAATGGCTGCTAAAGGCTATGTAGTTCTATATACGAACCCGCGTGGAAGCCATGGATATGGTCATGAGTTCGTAAATGCTGTTATCGGTGATTACGGTGGAATGGATTATGAAGATATTATGGCTGGTGTGGATTATGCGTTGGCGACCTTTGATTATATTGATCAAGAGGAGTTATTTGTTACAGGAGGAAGTTACGGTGGGTACATGACGAACGTTATTGTTACTCGTACAGACCGTTTTAAAGCAGCTGTTACGCAACGAAGCATCTGTAACTGGCATAGCTTCTACGGAACGAGTGATATTGGTTTCTTCTTTACGGAATGGCAACACGGTAAGGCTGATCTGTGGGAGGATTATGAAAGATTGATTAAGCTGTCCCCTCTTCACTACGCTCGTAATGTTAAAACACCAACGTTAATTTTGCATAGTGAACAAGATTTACGTTGTCCGATGGAGCAAGCAGAGCAATGGTATGTGGCGTTGAAGCGTTTAGGTGTGGAGACAAAGTTAGTTCGCTTCCCTGATGAGAATCATGACTTGTCCCGTTCTGGTAAGCCAAAGCATCGTTTGGAAAGATTGGAGCATTTGATTGGATGGTTTGAGGATCGTCGTAAATAA
- a CDS encoding protein kinase family protein: protein MKTYEELANSVIYKIYGSTVRLLDKANELELVGKGRSAYAFKIKSTNLVIKVYFPTHREIGKEETTVYTMLKENPFFPTLHAYGENYIVIDYISGQTFFNCLIKGIPIKYKHILEVDMALKLVRGVGLNPSDVHLRNIILTKDGHVKLIDVARFRQRGECSQWEDLKKAYKLYRRRFIPKQIPTFLLNSVAFIYKKRWFKAWIKYI, encoded by the coding sequence ATGAAAACATATGAAGAACTAGCTAATAGCGTTATATATAAAATATATGGATCTACTGTTAGATTGCTTGACAAGGCAAATGAGCTAGAGCTTGTTGGTAAAGGACGAAGTGCGTATGCATTCAAAATTAAATCTACAAACTTAGTTATAAAAGTGTACTTTCCTACACATAGAGAAATAGGAAAAGAAGAGACTACTGTTTACACCATGTTAAAAGAAAACCCGTTCTTCCCTACATTACATGCTTATGGAGAGAATTATATTGTGATAGATTATATTTCCGGTCAAACATTTTTCAATTGCCTTATAAAAGGTATTCCGATAAAGTATAAGCACATTTTAGAAGTTGATATGGCATTAAAGTTGGTCAGAGGTGTTGGATTAAATCCTTCTGATGTGCATCTACGTAACATCATTCTTACAAAAGATGGCCATGTGAAATTGATTGATGTGGCACGATTTCGCCAAAGAGGAGAATGTTCTCAATGGGAAGATTTAAAGAAGGCATACAAACTCTACAGAAGAAGATTCATACCTAAACAAATCCCCACTTTTCTTTTGAATAGCGTTGCTTTTATTTATAAAAAAAGATGGTTTAAAGCGTGGATAAAATACATTTAA
- a CDS encoding small multi-drug export protein, with amino-acid sequence MGYLEFLWAYIVVFVLAAIPFFEGYGVIALAIFAGLPVIPVVILAILGNILTVILLIIFINKLKEWRKKRKGEEEEREPSKRALRAQKLWQKYGLPGLAFIGPLIVGSHLAAFMSLSFGGTKKGTSIWMTTSIIVWSIVFAVLTHFGVDFLGYGDRGFFKQIIENE; translated from the coding sequence ATGGGATACTTAGAATTCCTTTGGGCGTACATAGTAGTATTCGTTTTAGCAGCCATTCCATTTTTTGAAGGATACGGAGTAATTGCTCTAGCTATTTTCGCGGGCTTACCAGTAATACCAGTTGTAATACTAGCTATACTTGGCAACATATTGACTGTCATTTTGCTGATTATTTTTATCAATAAACTTAAAGAATGGAGAAAGAAACGTAAAGGTGAAGAAGAGGAAAGGGAGCCGAGCAAAAGAGCATTACGTGCTCAAAAGCTATGGCAGAAATATGGCTTGCCAGGTCTTGCATTCATCGGCCCACTTATTGTAGGTAGTCATCTTGCCGCATTTATGAGTCTTTCATTTGGAGGAACGAAAAAAGGAACCTCTATTTGGATGACGACAAGCATCATCGTTTGGAGCATTGTTTTTGCTGTATTAACTCATTTTGGGGTAGATTTTTTAGGATATGGGGACAGAGGATTTTTTAAGCAAATCATTGAAAACGAATAA
- a CDS encoding GbsR/MarR family transcriptional regulator, with product MEITNEKLLKARERFIDSMAQNMSLYGITPSVGRLYGLLYFSEKPMTLDEMKEELGMSKTSMSTSVRQLQEMQMVDKVWKKGDRKDYYESNDDWFKSFVGLFSIKWRAGIHTNIAMIDKSLIELEEIIQDPSTPDDLKTMTKFDIDKLHYALEYYDWLNRLVDDLESNKIFDYIPKKKDQEVSSLIKKSSS from the coding sequence ATGGAAATCACTAATGAAAAGCTCTTAAAGGCTCGAGAGCGATTTATTGATAGCATGGCACAAAACATGAGTTTATATGGTATAACCCCTTCTGTCGGAAGGTTATATGGTCTACTCTACTTTAGTGAAAAACCGATGACGCTAGATGAAATGAAAGAAGAGCTAGGCATGAGCAAAACAAGTATGAGCACTTCAGTCAGACAGCTCCAGGAAATGCAAATGGTAGACAAGGTGTGGAAAAAAGGAGATCGTAAAGATTATTACGAAAGTAACGATGATTGGTTTAAATCGTTTGTTGGTCTTTTCTCTATTAAATGGCGCGCAGGTATTCATACTAATATAGCAATGATAGACAAATCATTAATAGAATTAGAAGAGATCATTCAGGACCCGTCTACACCTGATGATTTAAAAACAATGACTAAATTTGATATCGACAAACTCCATTATGCTTTAGAATATTATGATTGGTTAAACCGACTTGTCGATGATTTGGAATCAAACAAAATATTTGACTATATTCCGAAGAAAAAAGATCAAGAAGTTTCAAGTCTTATAAAAAAATCGTCTAGTTAA
- a CDS encoding quaternary amine ABC transporter ATP-binding protein: MNKIEVHNLTKVFGKNPKEVINRLNLGQDKEQILEETGLTVGVNKASFEVKAGEFFVIMGLSGSGKSTLIRLVNRLIEPTDGEVLIDGENITKMNKNELIDIRRKKLAMVFQKFALFPHRTVKENVEFGLEVQGVSKSEREEKALKSIYDVGLKGYENSYPDELSGGMQQRVGLARALANDSDILLMDEAFSALDPIIRKEMQDELLTLQSKYGKTILFITHDLDEALKLGDRIAIMKNGSIVQIGTAEEILENPANEYVYNFVEDVDRSKVLVASNIMKKPDVVTVWKDGPRVAVKKMEEAGISSIFVVDKDKKLKGILTIDAAIEAYKEIKWVEDVLEQGYHTTAPDTPLSELIGVAAESKYPIAVVEDDRLLGIIVRVSILSGLVLGKEQGEVTT, encoded by the coding sequence ATGAATAAAATTGAAGTACATAATTTAACAAAGGTTTTTGGGAAAAATCCAAAGGAAGTAATTAATAGATTGAACCTAGGTCAAGACAAAGAACAGATTTTAGAAGAGACTGGCCTTACTGTCGGTGTGAATAAAGCTTCTTTTGAAGTAAAAGCTGGTGAGTTCTTTGTTATTATGGGTCTTTCTGGTAGTGGAAAGTCTACATTGATTCGTCTTGTTAATCGATTAATTGAACCGACAGATGGAGAAGTACTTATCGATGGAGAAAACATTACTAAGATGAACAAAAACGAACTTATTGATATTAGACGAAAAAAGCTTGCAATGGTCTTTCAAAAGTTCGCCTTATTTCCACATCGAACAGTTAAGGAAAATGTGGAATTTGGTCTAGAGGTTCAAGGTGTCTCAAAGAGTGAAAGAGAAGAGAAAGCATTAAAGTCTATCTATGATGTAGGCCTAAAAGGCTATGAAAATAGTTATCCAGACGAGCTAAGTGGTGGAATGCAACAAAGAGTTGGACTAGCTCGTGCCCTTGCTAATGACTCTGATATTCTACTGATGGATGAAGCATTCAGTGCGTTAGACCCTATCATTCGAAAAGAAATGCAAGATGAGCTATTAACCTTGCAGAGTAAGTATGGCAAAACAATTCTATTTATTACGCATGACCTAGATGAAGCATTAAAACTAGGAGATAGAATTGCCATTATGAAAAACGGTTCAATTGTCCAAATTGGCACAGCAGAAGAAATTTTAGAAAATCCAGCAAATGAATACGTTTATAACTTTGTAGAAGATGTAGACCGTTCAAAGGTTTTAGTTGCTTCCAACATTATGAAGAAGCCAGATGTCGTGACTGTTTGGAAAGACGGCCCAAGAGTAGCGGTGAAAAAGATGGAAGAAGCGGGTATATCTAGTATTTTTGTTGTGGATAAAGATAAAAAGTTAAAAGGTATACTAACGATTGATGCAGCAATTGAAGCTTATAAAGAAATTAAATGGGTGGAAGATGTATTAGAACAAGGGTACCACACAACTGCACCTGATACGCCGTTGAGTGAATTAATTGGTGTTGCGGCGGAATCGAAGTATCCAATTGCGGTAGTAGAAGATGATAGATTACTAGGAATTATCGTGAGAGTATCTATTTTATCTGGTCTCGTTTTAGGTAAAGAGCAAGGTGAGGTGACAACATGA
- a CDS encoding ABC transporter permease: MNYFTLPLEDWTNHFVYTYLIPIFGGFFDFIRGIISFFINGVADLFTFIPAEIMALILVILAWKFAGKGIAIFTVFGALYLGSVNLWDAAMLTLAVVVVATLFSIIIGIPLGILTAKNKTLDALVRPILDFMQTLPSFVYLIPAILLFGLGEVPAVISTFVFATPPAVRMTSLGIKQVPTDMVEAAKAFGSTPWQMLTKVQLPIAIPTIMAGVNQTIMLALSMAVIASMIGAPGLGSTVLAGISSVNVGKGLVGGLGIVVLAIILDRITQGLGNTKKRKG, encoded by the coding sequence ATGAATTACTTCACACTTCCATTAGAAGATTGGACAAATCATTTCGTTTATACGTATTTAATTCCCATATTTGGTGGCTTCTTTGATTTCATCAGAGGCATTATTTCTTTCTTTATTAATGGTGTTGCAGATTTATTTACTTTTATACCAGCAGAGATTATGGCACTTATTCTAGTTATCTTAGCTTGGAAGTTTGCAGGGAAAGGGATCGCTATATTTACCGTTTTCGGTGCACTTTATTTAGGGTCTGTTAACTTGTGGGATGCAGCAATGCTTACATTAGCAGTAGTAGTAGTTGCTACGTTATTCTCTATTATTATTGGAATCCCATTAGGTATTTTAACAGCGAAAAATAAAACGTTAGATGCATTAGTGAGACCAATCCTAGACTTTATGCAAACTTTACCAAGTTTTGTATATTTAATTCCAGCTATCTTACTATTTGGCTTGGGAGAAGTACCGGCAGTTATTTCTACCTTTGTATTTGCTACACCTCCAGCAGTAAGAATGACAAGCTTAGGTATTAAGCAAGTACCAACAGATATGGTAGAAGCAGCTAAGGCTTTTGGATCCACACCTTGGCAAATGCTGACGAAGGTACAATTACCGATTGCTATTCCAACTATTATGGCTGGAGTCAATCAAACTATTATGCTAGCACTTTCCATGGCTGTTATTGCCTCTATGATTGGTGCACCAGGTTTAGGTTCGACCGTTTTAGCGGGAATTTCTAGTGTAAACGTAGGAAAAGGGTTAGTCGGGGGACTAGGTATTGTAGTGTTAGCTATTATACTAGACCGCATTACACAAGGATTAGGTAATACAAAAAAGAGAAAAGGGTGA
- a CDS encoding glycine betaine ABC transporter substrate-binding protein: MKKISVLFILVFTILVGCSSNDGSTGGDSKDVTIKFGVTPWTSTVPPTKVAKLLLEDMGYKVEETNADAGGVYTGLSRGDLDVFMDSWLPVMHANYMEQFGDNIASTSISYLDGELGWVIPTYVEGIDSVEDLIGNEDLFDGKLYSIEEGAGMTMTSREMIEELGLDLEVVPSSEGGMIAQAQRMMANEEPVLFLGWRPHPMFANYDLKVLPSPEGFFDTSEVHVITNNDLKEKAPEAYEFLSNWSMNVSDIEAMIVQIEDEGRDAEEVAQEWIDNHQDEVKAMTGN, from the coding sequence ATGAAGAAGATTAGTGTATTGTTTATTTTAGTTTTTACTATATTAGTAGGGTGTTCAAGTAATGATGGAAGTACAGGTGGAGATTCAAAGGATGTAACGATTAAGTTTGGTGTGACACCTTGGACTAGTACAGTACCTCCAACAAAAGTAGCAAAATTACTTTTAGAAGACATGGGGTATAAAGTGGAGGAAACAAACGCAGATGCAGGGGGAGTTTATACTGGCTTATCCCGTGGAGATTTAGATGTATTTATGGATTCATGGTTACCAGTTATGCATGCGAATTATATGGAGCAATTTGGGGACAATATAGCAAGTACTTCTATAAGTTATCTTGATGGAGAATTAGGTTGGGTTATTCCAACGTATGTAGAAGGAATCGACTCTGTTGAAGATCTGATTGGTAATGAAGACTTATTTGATGGAAAGTTATACAGTATTGAAGAAGGTGCAGGTATGACCATGACATCTCGTGAAATGATTGAAGAATTAGGACTAGACTTAGAAGTTGTTCCGTCAAGTGAAGGTGGAATGATAGCACAAGCACAACGTATGATGGCAAATGAAGAACCAGTACTATTTTTAGGATGGAGACCACATCCAATGTTTGCGAATTATGACTTAAAGGTTTTACCAAGTCCGGAAGGCTTCTTTGATACTTCTGAAGTGCATGTTATTACGAATAATGATTTAAAAGAAAAAGCTCCAGAGGCTTACGAATTCTTAAGTAATTGGAGTATGAACGTATCGGATATCGAAGCGATGATCGTACAAATCGAAGACGAAGGTCGCGATGCTGAAGAAGTTGCTCAAGAGTGGATTGATAACCACCAAGATGAAGTGAAAGCGATGACTGGTAATTAA